One stretch of Acholeplasma laidlawii PG-8A DNA includes these proteins:
- a CDS encoding type III pantothenate kinase translates to MIILFDVGNTSIYTGLSNGTNIDETFRMNTDIHKSPDEYFVTLKSFIDPNVITGVIIGSVVPLVTQALIALTEKYLKLKPVVIEPGTKTGIFVKADNPREVGADLIANAAGLDNPHPTLIIDLGTANKLIYVKNQMITGVIIAPGLQLSIHALDGNTALLHEVDIKVPKKYLGNNTIHCIQSGVVYGTIVMIEGMFGRIREEVGEDFDVIITGGLSSLILEHIRLDIKQDKELVLKGLLNIYKKNIK, encoded by the coding sequence ATGATTATATTATTTGATGTAGGTAATACTAGTATTTATACAGGTTTATCCAATGGTACAAACATTGATGAGACATTTAGAATGAATACCGATATCCATAAATCACCGGATGAATATTTTGTCACATTAAAATCTTTTATTGATCCAAATGTCATTACTGGCGTTATTATTGGTTCAGTCGTACCGCTTGTTACACAAGCTTTAATTGCATTAACTGAAAAATATTTAAAACTAAAACCAGTCGTTATTGAACCAGGCACAAAAACTGGTATTTTTGTCAAAGCAGATAACCCTAGAGAAGTTGGTGCAGACTTAATCGCAAATGCTGCAGGTTTAGATAACCCACATCCAACACTGATTATAGACTTAGGTACTGCCAACAAATTAATCTATGTAAAAAACCAAATGATAACTGGTGTTATTATTGCACCAGGTCTTCAACTATCGATTCATGCGCTAGATGGAAATACTGCACTCTTACATGAAGTGGATATTAAAGTACCTAAAAAATATTTAGGCAATAATACGATTCACTGTATTCAATCAGGTGTTGTCTACGGGACTATTGTTATGATTGAAGGTATGTTTGGCCGTATTAGAGAAGAGGTAGGCGAAGATTTTGATGTAATCATCACTGGTGGCCTATCTAGTTTAATCTTAGAACACATTAGGTTAGATATTAAGCAAGATAAAGAGCTTGTATTAAAAGGATTACTTAATATCTATAAGAAAAATATAAAGTAA